Proteins from a single region of Desulfobacter postgatei 2ac9:
- a CDS encoding response regulator gives MITKFIDDGVQTYDAVRHLKPDMRVLVCSGLAPKEEIRQMIDNGCRDFLLKPFDIAKLSEKIESVFSV, from the coding sequence GTGATTACAAAATTTATAGATGATGGGGTCCAGACCTATGATGCCGTACGGCATCTGAAACCGGACATGCGGGTGTTGGTCTGTTCCGGGCTTGCTCCGAAAGAAGAGATCCGGCAGATGATCGACAACGGATGCCGGGATTTTTTATTAAAACCCTTTGACATTGCCAAGCTGTCGGAAAAAATTGAATCCGTATTCAGTGTCTGA